The proteins below are encoded in one region of Ascaphus truei isolate aAscTru1 chromosome 10, aAscTru1.hap1, whole genome shotgun sequence:
- the C10H1orf210 gene encoding type III endosome membrane protein TEMP: protein MGPLRYLILLFSPLTANPCSLHSQGKADCSDGGLLHLPNSLPRDIHYLDLSNNSIQLSQPFHETFSGLLLLNLSHNPLHVLSAGTFQNIPQLQTLDLSSCSIFWLHLNVFQGLDNLQTLILSNNSLSTINFENLLALTRLDLRKTLLISSQTSQQLKRSDLIHRLVRRWPCDCSSEGLPTVDQHVSGLFCSCPAQLKGQDAPIPTSGDSRSGINKRFARDVTDNPTNTTAYNLTGSSSLSTAGSNGRSWPYLVGFVLIAICVSLLIAVAAKCNVFHRYFRSYRHRPLPESDWMNQSQCELPGEPLPPIEDEDGFIEDNYIQPEDRREEEEEEDQGSLYNI, encoded by the exons ATGGGGCCGCTCCGTTATCTCATCCTGCTCTTCTCACCTCTCACTGCAAACCCCTGCAGCCTGCACTCACAG GGCAAAGCTGACTGCAGTGATGGAGGACTCCTTCACCTCCCCAATTCACTCCCTCGAGACATCCACTACCTAGATCTATCTAATAACTCCATCCAGCTCTCCCAACCTTTCCATGAAACATTTTCAGGGCTGCTTTTGCTCAACCTATCCCACAACCCACTGCATGTCCTCTCAGCTGGGACCTTCCAGAACATTCCCCAGCTCCAAACTTTGGATCTGAGCAGCTGCAGTATCTTCTGGTTGCACCTCAACGTCTTCCAAGGACTTGACAACCTTCAAACACTGATCCTAAGCAACAACAGCCTCAGCACAATCAATTTTGAGAACCTCCTAGCACTGACTCGATTGGATCTAAGGAAAACCTTACTAATCTCATCACAGACCTCCCAACAGCTCAAGAGAAGTGACCTGATCCATCGTCTGGTCAGAAGGTGGCCCTGTGACTGCTCCTCAGAGGGACTTCCTACGGTTGATCAACATG TGTCCGGCTTGTTCTGCTCGTGTCCcgcacagctgaaggggcaggACGCTCCGATTCCCACCTCTGGAGATTCCAGGTCTGGCATCAACAAACGCTTTGCCCGTGATGTGACGGATAACCCCACCAATACCACAGCATACAATCTCA CTGGGTCTTCTTCACTGTCTACAGCTGGGTCCAATGGTAGGAGTTGGCCCTATCTGGTGGGATTCGTGTTGATCGCTATCTGTGTGTCCCTTCTCATTGCTGTGGCTGCCAAGTGCAATGTCTTCCACCGATACTTCCGCAGCTACCGTCACCGCCCCCTGCCGGAGAGCGACTGGATGAATCAATCCCAGTGTGAGCTGCCAGGGGAACCACTTCCCCCCATTGAAGATGAAGATGGGTTTATAGAGGATAATTATATCCAGCCAGAGGACAggcgggaggaagaggaggaggaggatcagGGCAGCCTATATAATATCTGA